In Apodemus sylvaticus chromosome 7, mApoSyl1.1, whole genome shotgun sequence, the sequence gtgtgcgccaccactgcctggctctttctggtcatttttaacaaaatttccTTTCCTTGTGTCCTACACAGGTACATGTTTTTATCAAAAGATCTGATGCCGAGGAGGTAGACTTCGCAGGCTGGCTCTGCTCCACCATTGGGCTTAACCAGCCCAGCACACCAACCCATGCTGCCAGCATCTGAGCCTTTAGGAAGCAGCAAAGAGGAATTCTCTGCCCAGTGGCATGCCATGTTGCTTTCCGGCCTCTCCCATGCTTGTCTATGTTCAGACGTGCATCTCATCTGTGACAAAAGATGAAGAACACAGCATGTGCCAAATCATACTTGTGTCATTGTTAATATCATTGTCTTTATCACTGTGGTTTTCCTCTAAGTGGATTGGCTTTGTGCTTGGGGCTGTTTGTCTGTTCATCAAACACATGCCAGGCTGAACTACAGTGAAACCCTAGTGACCTGGGTGGTTGTTCTTACTGATGTTTGCACTGCTGTTCATCGTGACTCACTAGCTGGCTGCCTGTATTGTCAGGATTCTCGGACCCTTGGTACTTCACTCTTGCTGGTGACCTCAGTCTGAGAGGGAGCCTCGTGAGATCCTTCCCAGGCAGTGCATGCATGGAAAGCATGCTTCGCTGCTACCGAGATGAGCATCAGAACTTGTGCATCATGgtcttttccttttctgcttttggTATAGAACTCAGCAATTACCATCAAAAAAATCTAACCAGAGCCCATCACTGCCATGATAGCTGGGGCTTCAGTCTGTCTACTGTGGTGATTTTTAGACTTCTGGttgtatttctatatttatttttaaatatactgtGTGGGATACTTAGTGGTGTATGTCTCTGAGTTTGAATTAGTGTTTCTAAATTGGTGGTTATTTTGAATGTCACAAATGGATTAAAGCATCAATGTATTAAGAGTTCTATCTTTCTTCTAGTCTAAGTACCAATGCTATTGTAAACAACGTGTATAGTGCCTACAAATTGTATGAAACCCTTTTAACCACTTTAATCAAGATGTTTATCAAATCTAATCTCTTATTCTAATAAAAATACTATCgagttaaaataaaaagaacaaaaaagatttCTGCTTTTGTGGCACGCCTTTCAATTTCTCTAGACAGGAAATGAAATGATTGTGCTGGTTTAACTAGGTAtgccccatagattcatgtgtttgaatgcttggcccatagggagtggcacttgTGGGAaaaagtgtgccactgtgggggtACACCTTGAGGTCTCTCAGATGCCCAGGCTCTACCCAGAGTAGATCACAGCCTCTAGATCAAGATGCGGGACTCTTGGCTCCCTTAGCACCATGTTTaaatgccatgcttcccaccatgataatggactaaacctctaaaactgtaagctagccccaaagtgttttctaagagttgccatgggctgggcagtggtggcacacgactgtaatcccagcactctggaaggcagaggcaggtggatttctgagttcaaggccagcctgtctacagagtgagctccaggactgccagggctacacagagaaaccatgtctccgaaaaaaacaaatccaaaaaaagagttgccatggtcatgttgtgtcttcacagcagtgaATTCTAAGGATGATTTAGCCAGAAACTGAGGTAGGGGAAAATATTATTATACTGTCTTATGAGGATTTCTGTTGCTGATATGAACACTCTGaccagaagcagagaggaaggggctTATTTCAATTTACAGCTTGTACTcagtccatcatccagggaacAAGAAGAAACTAGAGACAGAAACAAGCAGGAGGCCACAGTGGAACCCTGTTTGCAGAACCTTTCTTATACTGCCAGTGCAACACTGCTCACAGGAAGCTGGGCCCACCTCTCATGTCAGTCATTTAAGGAAATGCAcaagcttgcccacaggccaatctgatgtgGACAGTTTCCCAATTGAAGTTCCTTCTGAAACTACTCTAGCTTGTGTTGGCAAAAACTAGCCAAAAATACCATTAGCAAGAACATACTCAACTTTTATttcaatacttgggaggcagtaTTGGGTGGATCTGAGACTGAGGCTGGCCTGATCTATATAGGACAGACAGGGGTgtgtagagagaccttgtctcaaacaaaaaccaaaaacaaggcaaacaaagcacacacactcatcagATCTATGCAGTGTGCTAATGGGTCTCCTCAACTTCAGTCGTTGTACCAACTCTTCTCATGGGCCAACTTTAACAGTGACTCCTACCACCTTCCTAGGACCTGTGAATGGTCTCTACACAAGGGAAAAACCGTAGGTGGgtatcttagagtttctattgctgtgacaaaacaccatgaccaaagcagctttgggaggaaagggttactTGGCTTACATATCTTGAGTCACAGGGTACTGAAGTAAGCCAAGGCAAGCACTCAGAGCCACACCAGAAGCTGCTGcaaaaggcagcagaggatgctGCTTATTGGTTAGTGCAGCACCCACAAGAAGAAAATGCCCTAGAGGCTTGCCTAAAGCCCCATCTTACAAGAGGCAGTTTCTCAGTTGAGGATTCCTTTTCTCAGATGActctgtcaagctgacataaacctAACTAGCACAGTGGTGTTGGGAACCTGTCTGAGCAAAATCATAAGCTATTTCTCATAAAGCACTCCTTATTTCATACAGCAGGGCCTGCCTGCAGTTCCAGCCATGCTCTCAAGAGGTCCTTGCTGGTGTGAGAGCCTCCATCCTGGTCTGGTCAGTCTGCTATATTATGCTAGGAAATGGTTTTACTATTACAATTAACTACACCTTCCAGAAGAGAGAGGTATTCTCAGTGATGACCTTGTCATCCTTTGAGGTGGCTGTcaagacagaaaaacaagatgCAGAGCCCAGGAATATTCTTATTCGTAAGAGTACTGTTGTGCAATTATAAGGAACAGTTTGGATACCAGCACACTAGAAGCTAGGTACCCCAGGAATATTTGTAATCCCGGCTTTGAGATTAAGCTTTCTATACACATGGATCTACACACGCTCAGACACAAGCCAAGTAGAGCCTTAAAACACTAGCAGCAGCCATGTGTAGGTGATGTGGTTCTTTGGGCTTGTTGCCAAGCACGACAACCTAAGTACAATCCTtggaactcacatggtggaagaggAACCaacttcctctggcctccatatgcacataGTGGTACACGtgtccacacatatacatatatgcacacgcaAAAAGACCATCTCATCAATATTCCTTGGTTTCTTCTTTAGGAGAACATCTTACACAAAACCAGTATACATACTGTGTTGTGTAGGGAGCTGTCAGCATGGGGGTGTATACGATGTATTTGGTGTGTGTTAAGATTGTGCTGATGACCGGAGGCTGCTATAGctttttctgtattaattttctAAGACAGGttctatgtagtcctagctgtcctggaacgtgCTGTGTGGACCATCAAACTGGCCTgacatcctgcctctgcctcccttgtcaTGTTCCATGTTACTGCCCCTGCTAATGACTGAAATTAGGTCAGTTTGTATAGTGTTTGCCTTCTTCAGAAAGAGTTGGAATAGAGTGACTAGCTGATCTCACTTAGCCTAACAGGATGGTGATTAACCCATGATAAGACCTTGCATTGTGTTTTATTTCGGTTATAGTCCAGGGTGGCTTCACAGCGGATGGCAATCACTCTTGCTAGAGCATCCCAAAGCCTGAGATTGCAGGTATGTAAATGCCAGAGTTAGCTAAAACTTTGTTATCTTACTATGATCTTTTACATAATGTTATCTACTTTTCCCCATTCCTCCGGTAGTGAAATGGAACTGATTTATATATCTcagcagaaaaaaaacaaaacttttctttttGCAGCTTGCTATTTAAACCCTTTCCATGTGTGCTGGGCCTCTATGCCCATTACAACTATTCTTTTCAGACAAGTCTCCAAGTGAATCAAAACTCACTGGTTTGCCTAGACGGGCTGACCAAGGTACTTCAGggtctgttggtcttcctatccCCGGTGcttgggttacaggcatgtgacacTCTGCCTATGATTTTACACAGTTCTGGggttccaaactcaggtcttcatatttGACCTTTCATACTTTATCGACTGAGCCTCTTCCATTCAAAAGTATATCTTTCACATAGACCTCTTTGAAGAGATTTAGTTTGTATAACTAAGCCTACCCTTGTGCCCCCTTTACGAATcagattcctcctcctcctcctcctcctcctcttcctcctccatcggGCTCCTTGTGCTCAGCTTCAGTGTGGTCTGATTGATTGACGCTTCGTTGTCTACATGTAGTGACATCTGTGTAAAATAACAGCATTAGGATTATTGTATAGCCTCAAAACAGGTTGGAGAAATGATTAGCAGTTAAAGTACTTGTTGCATGCAAAGTGATTATGGtgtacacctctaatcccagcactcaggagacagaagtaggtggatccccatgagttcgaggccagcctggtctacaaaatgagtttcaggacagccagggctacacaaagaaaccctgtctagaaaaagcaaaacaaacagagtACTTGTTTCTTTTCCAAAAAGATCCAAGTTTGAATCCTAATATCCAGAGCTCACAAGCCCCAACTCTAGGGTATCTGATACTTCCATGGACACTAACATGCATTCATACCCACacttataaaaatatctttaaagttATAGTTTAATTTTAGGTTCATATTTTTATGACTGAAAGAACACTTTCCTGTTTCTGGTTTCTCCCATTATTGAAAAGGGGTAAGAATGCTTCATGTTAACCAAAATGTTAAATGACCTAAACCACGATCAACAAAGTAACTGTGTAGACTACATAGCCTataaagaattctcaaaacaTGGTATATTTAGGGAGAATGTATTGGCTTTGTGGAAGGCAGTTGGTAAGCGTGAGTAGGGTAATACCTGTGCCTCATCCTTAGCCTGCTTTGTACTGGAAGTCACACTCACAGAGCAGCAACCATGACATTCCTAAAGGGAGCAGAGTTTCTAAACGACATGAgtgcacatgtctataatccagGCAGAGGGAAGACCGTAAGAATGCTAGCCTGGGTGCAGAAGATACCGCTTCAAAACACCCCGCCACCTACCATAACAACCTGCTAGTTTCTTGGGGTTGATCTGAGTAACTGGAAAGGATGGAGCAATTTGAGATCTGGGTAGGCTGGGCATATTGGTGTACACTAGAAGAATAGAGGCTGCCTAAATTTGACAAAAGTATAAAAGACAAGCTATTGACTGGATGATTAATGCAGATTAGCTAATGACTGAACTATAAATTATGAGGGGCTGGAGACGCAGCTTTCTGGTAGGGTGCATGCTTACCTTGTATGAAGTTCTAGGTTCAATGCACAGTAAATTTGCCCATGCCCCCAAATATTTGAATGGTACATCCCAGGGTCCTTTGGACTTGGTAAAATGTGTCATACAGCATTTGCTTGCCTGAGGAGCTAGGACACAATGGGACTCTACACTCTATCTGGAAGTCTGTCTTGACTAAACTTACATCACATAACTGTTCAGATGCAGGCTGAGAAGACAGTGTCTCAGTCCTTCCTCGAGAATTAATCATTGATTGAAGGGCTAATTCTTCAACctagaaaagaaaagtcaaagacATTTCACTGAGTATTCTGCTGGGTTACCATAGTGAGTGAATTCCAGTAGATGCCATATAGGTTGGCATCATGAGAAAGACCTGCTTATAATCCCTAAACCGCTCTAGGAGGGCGGGGGAGCTTTACCTCCCCATCTTTTTCTTTCCCTAAGATGGGATCTTACTTTGTAAacctggctgtcctataacttgATAaatagaccaagttggccttgaatttactgaTAACTACATGCCTCTGCTTccaatgtgctgggattaaagtcatgtgccataGACAAATAGGAGGCAAGGGGGTCATTAGTTTAAagctaacctgagctacacaCTAGGTTCAAGGCATGCCTGGGTTACATAGGAGAGTtcacttctccccctccctcactgTCACCCCAGGAGACAGCTGGTTTCACAGACTTAGACGGATATCCTAAGTTTGCGCTTGTCTACTCATTAATGAGAAAGTGAAGGCAGAGGATTAAAAAATGCACATTTCCTGGAGCACCAGGGTACCTGCATTTGGGAAGTCATCTTCAACACACAATGATTAGGTGCTTGTAAGAGGTACTGTTACAAAAAAGTGTGGGCCGTTTATAAATACCCCGAGAAAAGCTGCAAATCGTTTTTTATGCAAGTATCCAAGTTCAGTTTATAAAGGGGTTCTCTAATCCTCATGTCACTTACATTTAAAGATTTTgcccatgggctggagagatggctcagcggttcagagcaTTGACtgtgtaggacctccttttggggaaacccccactccattctcgggatagcgtacacccaaggaaacacgagagaccgacttgatgcaaacgcatgaggtagtttattatcagagctctggatcaacacgtatctcacacaggagatagaggagtcgactctgaggctcaaaagttaggggtttatataggaaaattaAGGGGGTTGGTTggcgcggttacacatgatttgctgattcaaacattggcgggggattctggcgcgcagggtgggtttttttggcatacgtgcagatcgggccctcagcaatgtaggagggcggtttatttttgttagcaggaaggtcattttaaactgcatccaaggacaggagacaggagactccagtccagatagtgtctGACCCaaaggagttttcccaggcatgccccttatcttttatggctggtctgtttgtggaatggctcaaccacaaccttgcttcaagcttgtccagcatgccctggctctagtctgcttgctgcctcaactatggattctgaaaagtcccaactcccttcaactgctctcccaaaggtcctgagttcaaatcccagcaaccacatggtggctcacaaccatctgtaatgagatcgaatgccctcttctggtgtgtctaaagacagctacagtgtacttacatataataatcaataaatacatctttaaaaaaaaaaagatcttgccCATGAGTTCTGAGCAGAATTTACCACGATCATTTCACAAGGACCAAATTACCATATTACCCCTATGTCTGGGACTTACTCAAGGCGGCCCTAAACCGGCATCGGAGTCATTATCTGTTCCCAGATGGGTTACTGGAAACTCTAGGAGACAACTTTCTTTCCAAGACCTCATTCACACCGCAGGTGGATCTGAGATTCAATACTAGCTTGACAACACTAAAGCCCTTTCTAGAGCAGATAACATTAGTCAGCTGCTGAGGCGTGAGCTGGCGGGTTGGGTCGGGGCGGATGAGGGCTTAGGAGCTAAACCTGCTGAACACCTAGTGGACCGGAGCTCTACCGCCGCGCTCGCCGGACGCTCATGAGGGGTTAGAGCTGGAGGGCTGCACGCTCACCTTGAGGCGGTTGAGTTGGTCATGCAGGGCTGCTTTTAGACGTAGTAGGGTCTCCTCCTCCTTGCGGAGCTCCTGCAGCCGACTCAACATCCCCTTCCACTGCTTTAGGCCGCTGCCTTCTACTGGGCGCTCAGTGATGACGTCACTTCCGACCATGTAAATCAGGGACTGGGCTGCTTGCATGCTTTCTTACAGCCATTTGCTGAATGCCCAGTAGCTTGCTAGTGGGATCTTAGAACAAAGTGGAATCCCAAAGATTCTTAAATCCCTTGGTAATCCTTCACAGTAAAACTGAGCTTCAGAACAGCATTCATCTCGGCACTTTTAAAGTTCTAAGTCACTTTATACTTTGCAAAGGCTACTTTTGCAGGCAGGTACCAAAATACCACCTAATACTTAAGCTTAGTAGGGACAGGAATGCTAAGCTTAAGAAACTCCCTTGTtaccagctgggtgtggtggcgcacacctgtaatcccagcacttgggaggcagaggcaggtggatttctgagttcgaggccagcctggtctacagagtgaattccaggacagccatgactacacagagaaaccctgtctcaaaaaaagaaaaaaaaaaaaacctcccatgttttTGGGCAAAAATGTCTGCATTCATCGTGTCTGCTGGTAATTTCGATCAAATCAAGGCAACAGTGATGGCAATTCGAAGATGACTAGATGGATTTATACTTAGAAAATGACTTATAAACACCCCCCATGAACACAGTAGCTCTAATTGTGGCAGGCACACCATTTCCTTTTACCATCATGCCCTCTAGTGGCTACTATAATTACACAATATTCACAGGATTTGGCCCCTGGGTGTTCCTAATTTAATCCTCATGCTTCTCAGATATGCTTAAAACATTGATACTAAATACGAGTAGAATGGATTTCACTGGAAGTTAGACTATCCCAGATTCAATTTGTAGCAGACTACAGTGTGGAACAAATCAGcctaaaatattttgtttgtagTCCCAATGACCTAAGCACATGAAGTACCTCTTGCCAAAAGGTTAATTTAAAAGGTCTTGGAAACATCCACAATCAAGAGTCACACAACAGTTTCTCTCTGCATCTTTGATTTATTCAAATAGGCGGTCAATATTTGCTCTCTGGCATTTAACGAATTTTAATAGTTTATGCAGCaggctttttttcttctgtggtaGGCTTCTTCTCTGCTGGTTTCTTGGCAACCACCTTCTTCCCTGCAGGCTTCTTCagcttcttggcatccacaggcTTCTTCCCTTTCTTGCCTACTGCAGGCTTCTTGTCTGCAGCCCCCTTCTCTGCTACTGTCTTCTCGGATTTGGCTGCCAGTGCAGCAGCTGCTGCCTCCAGCTTTTTTACCCGAAGTTTGTGctgcaacaaaaacaagacattGAGAGTTTCATTGTCAATGGGAGCATCGTGGTTCCCACCTTTACCACAGTACTtggggaggtagaagcaagaggaccTCTATCTGTGGAGGAGGGCACCCTGGTCTTCAGTGAGCCTGTCTCGGGCAAGGGGGCAAAcaaatcttattaaaaaaaaaaaagctggcatAACAAACTATGACTTACATTTCTGGCCTGGCGAAGAATGGTATTCCTGCGCATAGTCTTTGCATAAGGGTTCAGCTTCAACATGATTCTCAGGTTCTTCAGTGGATTCTTCTTCAAGACTCTACGATGAATCTTCTTGCTATTAAGGGGCAGAATTCATTAATCAACATGTATCCCATTATAAATCAAGAGAGGTTGTATAAGTATTATATTTTAAGTTTCAAAACTTTACCGTGGTGCTCGGAGTGCTCTTTGGATCTCTGGGCTTTTCAAGATTCTGCTAAGGTCTGTGTTCAGCATCTTGTGCATAGGAAGGCTGGGAGGAACAAAACACCCTTAAGAAGTCCAAATTCTCATTTTCTAACTGAACACAAGGCATTAAAAAATGTAACTTAAATGTTTCAACTCTCAAGATACAGAATAAAcctttatattttcattcaatAGTCATAGGTGAGACACATTACTCCAAACAATGGCAAATGTCAAAAAAGCCCTGAGTGCAGAACTTAACTAGaatgtagggctgg encodes:
- the Snapc5 gene encoding snRNA-activating protein complex subunit 5, whose translation is MLSRLQELRKEEETLLRLKAALHDQLNRLKVEELALQSMINSRGRTETLSSQPASEQLCDMSLHVDNEASINQTTLKLSTRSPMEEEEEEEEEEEESDS